From the genome of Sulfurimonas paralvinellae:
TCTTTTACTGTTGCATCTTCAGCAGTTATCGCGTAGATGGCATTTGCCATTTTTATTGCTTCTTTAAGCGGTCTTTGATGGATATTTCTGCCCGTTCCGTTGCCACGGCTGCCGCCTTTATGTATCTGCTCATACAACTCTTCTAGAAACTCTTTTTCATCTATTTTTGCGCCGCCTTCACAGAGTACCCCTGTTCTGCCTGCTGCCATCGTTGCCTCACGCAATAGTTTTGAGCTGAATTTACCTTTTTTGTTAAAAGGTACTTTGAGTTTTACAAAGTCTGCACCAAGTGCAGCACCTACACCTGCAGCACCCGCAATGAGATGCCCATCATGTTCATCTTTTACAAATCTTCCTTTTGGATAGATCCAAAGTACACATAGAAGACCGTTCTTATGGGCTTCATGCACAATGCTTGCTGCCTGCGTGAGCATCTCATGTTCATACGCACCGCCAAGATAGAGCGTGTAACCCACACCTTTGATGTCAAGACCGCTCTCTTTTGCAAACTTAACCACATCACCCACACTCAGCCAAGCCTTTGAATAAGGGTCTATTTCGTCATAAGGTACGAGGTTCGTTTTTGAATTGAGTTTGACAAGATACGGAATGTTGTTGTAATCTCGCCCATATCTGCTGATAAGCCCAAACTGCGTTGCAAAAACTCCAATCTTAGCCTGTGAAGCAATCTGAAACATATGTTCAGGAGAGTTATCTTCAAGTGGGATATCTTTGCCGTAAAAATCATTGTTAAGATGCTCGACCTTTTGGTCACCTGCAAAAAGCATCAAGCGGTTTTTCCCGTTTGTTGCCTCTTTCAAATTTTTTTTATATATAGAAACTTTGTTTGCGGGAACATCCGCCGGAATATTGAACTTCATTATTTATCTCCATCTTTATCTTCATCATCTATATCTTGCACAAAGGCACCGCCAAGCAGTAATGCAACACCATCAAAGAGCAGACTGATACCGACTAAAATTCCAATAAGAAAAAGTGAACTCATCGGCCAGCCGATAACAAACAGTACACCAAGAGCCAAAGAAGTTATAGCGTTAAAGAGCCATACAAGCCATATCTTTTGTGGTCTGAGTGAAAGAGCAAGTGAAAAACCTGCAAACGCATCTGAAAAGAAGTAGATAGCAAAGACAAGCCCCAATGCTGCTGCACCTTGAATAGGATAGTAAAGAATGAAAAATGAGGAGAGAACAAGTATAAAGCTCTTGAGCCATCCATGCCAATCTTCTTTATTACTCCTGTAAGTCATCACACCTGCAGAAATTCCGGCAAACATCATCAGATAAGCAACCAGCATAACTGTAGTAACACTCATAAAAGTAGGAAAGAAAATCCCGATAGCACCAAAAAGGACAAATATACTCCCACTTATCTTTGCATGTTTTTTGAAATTGTCTACAAGGTTTTTATTGATATTCATCTCAAGATTTAAATTTTTATGCCATTTCCACATTTTCTATCTCCCTAACTCGGTTTCGAGTTTACCGATATTTTCTATCGTTTTTAACACAGTGTCCGGATTGAGACTCATAGACTCGATTCCAAGACGCACAAGATACTCTGCCATTTCCGGATAATCTGATGGTGCCTGACCACAGATGCCGCTGTGACGATTGTTGCGTTTACACCCTTCAACTGCGAGACGGATCATCTCTTTGACGCCCTCATCTCTCTCATCGTAATCAAACGCGACCACTTCACTGTCACGGTCAACACCTAAAGTAAGCTGCGTGAGGTCATTACTTCCGATGCTAAAGCCGTCAAAAAGTTTACTGAAGTTGTCTATCTGAATGACATTGTTTGGAATTTCACACATCACATAGATCTTCAGTCCGTTTTCACCCTGTTTGAGTCCATATTTTGCCATAGTATCAAGAACACGCTGTCCTTCATCTATACGGCGGCAAAATGGTATCATCAGTATGACATTGTCAAATCCCATTTCATCCCGTACACGCTTCATAGCTGCACACTCAAGTGCAAACCCCTCTTCATAACGTGGATGCGCATATCTTGAAGCACCGCGGAAACCTATCATAGGATTATCTTCTTTAAGCTCAAAAGTACTGCCGCCAAGCAGTGTCGCATACTCGTTTGACTTAAAGTCACTCATACGAACGACACATGGTTTTGGATAGACGGCAGAAGCGATGGTTGCAACACCTTCGGAGAGCGTTTTTACGAAAAAATCTTCCATATTTTCATAAGCTTGGGTAAGCTCTTGCAGTTTCGCGCGTGTTTCATCATCGACTTGTTCAGGATGTTTGAGTGCCATTGGGTGTGCTTTGATGTATTCATTGATGATAAACTCCATTCTAGCCAGACCGATACCGTCAACCGGTAAAGATGCAAGGGAGAAAGCGATGTCGGGATTACCAAGGTTCATCATGATCTCTGTTTTTGTTTTAGGCAGATGAGAGAGATCTGTTTTGATGATCTCAAAATCCAAAATCCCTTCATAGATATGCCCCTCTTCCCCTTCTGCACAACTCACGGTAACGGCATCTGCATCTTTGAGCACTTCGGTCGCATTGTCACAGCCAACGACAGCTGGAATGCCTAGCTCACGTGAAAGTATCGCCGCATGGCACGTTCGTCCGCCTTTGTTAGTGATGATGGCAGCAGCTATCTTCATAATAGGTTCCCAGTCAGGGTTAGTTGTATCAGCGACAAGCACTTCTCCTGCTTTAAAGGTGTCAAGCTCTTTGACACTTGCAATGTAGTGTGCTTTCCCCTGCCCTATCTTCGTACCAATAGCCTGTCCGGTAACAAGCAGTTTGCCTTTTTCTTTGAGATGATAGGTCTCTAGGATCGTGCCTTTTTTCTGACTCTGCACTGTCTCAGGACGAGCCTGCACCATATAAAGCTCTCCGTCTATACCGTCTTTTGCCCACTCCATATCCATCGGTTTATGGAAACCGGCTTTTTGAGAATAGTGGTTTTCAACTTTGATGGCATAACCGGCAAGCACCATAACATCATCGTCTGTTATACAAAAGTGGGATTGTTCTTCTGGTGTTGTCGGGATATTTTTCGTATATTCAACGGCAATGTTGTCAAGGTTGATGGTATCGGTAAATATCATCTTTTTCTCTTTTGAGCCAAGTGAGCGTTTTAAAACAGTGCGGAAACCTTTGCTATATGTCGGCTTATGCACATAAAACGCATCCGGATTTATCGTTCCCTGAACGACATTCTCACCAAGCCCAAGCGCTGCATTTATAAAGACAACATCTTTAAAACCTGTTTCCGTGTCGAGAGAAAACATAACTCCACTTGCACCAATGTCACTGCGAACCATTTTCATCACAACAACAGAGAGATAGACCTTCAGATAATCAAAACCGTTATCATATTTATAGTGAATGGAGCGGTCTGTAAAGTTTGAGGCAAGACAGCGTTTGTAAGCATCGAGGAGTTCATCTGCATTTGCGATATTTAGGTAAGTGTCATTCTGTCCGGCAAAAGAGGCTTCGGGAGAATCTTCAGCAGTTGCAGAGGAACGTACGGCAAGTGAGAGACTCTCGCCATATTCTTCTTTGAGTTTTTCATATGCGGCTAAGATATCGGCTTGTAGATCATCGGGCAGTCTGCAGCTGTAAACTATATCGCGGCAGTTCTCTCCTGCACGCTGCAGAGCATCGACATCATTTACATCCAAACTATCAAGCTGTGCATGCAGTTTTCCCCATGCACTATTACTTTCAAGTACATATCTGTAGGCACTCGATGTTACGGCAAAGCCGTTGGGAACGCGGACACCTTCACTTGTCAGGTTTTGATACATCTCTCCAAGCGAAGCATTTTTACCGCCGACTTCGGCAACATCTTCTATGCCTATTTCATTAAACCATTTAATATTTTGTGACATCTTACAACTCCATATATCTGTTATAAGATAATTTTACTCCTTTTAGAGTAAATGGAAGATGACAAATATCAACAAAGCTCTTTTTTGATGATTGGCAGCAGTTCTTTCTCCATTCGGTCATATGTTTTTTCATACTCTTCTTCAGCCTTGCCGCTTGGATCTTCAAAACCGACATGAATGGTTTTAACAGCTTTTGGAAACATAGGACAGGTCTCTTTTGCTGCATCACATACGGTTACAACAAGGTCAAAAGGAGTATCAAGTACGGTTTCGATTACTTTCGAGTGATACTCGTCTTTCCATTCTCCTTTTGACTCAAGTAGAGCCTTTGCATGAGGGTTCACTTTTCCGCTTGCTTTCACACCTGAGCTTTGTGCATGAACACAATCACCTAGTTTTGCATTGATCATCGCTTCAGCCATAATAGAGCGGCAACTATTTCCTGTACAAAGTATCAGCACATTTTTTTTCATATTTTGCATCCTTCATTTTCTGATGTTTTATTTAATTTTGGAAGTTTTACATCAAGATGACGTATCTCTTCTATAGCTTCACTTCTAAATCTGTCTATGGGACTGCGTAATGAATAATATGCCCACGTTCCTTTTCTCTCAACACGCAAAAATCCTGCATCTTTGAGTATCTTTAAATGGCGAGAAAGACGGGATTGTATCATATCGAGTGAATTTTGCAGATCACAGACACAACACTCTCCATTCTCATCTAAAAAACGCAGTAAAAGCACCCGTGTTTCATCATTTAATGCAGCGACTGTTCTTAAAAAATCTTCCATATTCACTCTCTTTTATTCACGTTATACAAGTATAGCAAATTTATTCCAATATATCAATATATCTTGATATATAATATTTCTTATGCGATGATATTTTTATTATCATCTCTCTCATATTCACACTGAAAAGTCGTGTGTTCAATGTCAAAACTGTCATGCAGCTTTTTCTCGAGTCTCTCAATAACGGCATTTGACACGGATAGCGGCACATCTTCGTTAAAATCCAAATGTGCTTCTAAATGGATATGATTATCATCAAGTTTCCATACGTGAATATGATGTACATTCTTAATCTCAGACTCTTCTTCAATAGTTTTGGCGATCTCTTCTATATCGATCCCTTCCGGAGTGAACTGCATCAGTATCGCACTGCTCTCACGAACAAGACCAAAAGATGCCCAGATAAGATAGAGTGCTATTAAGGCAGAAACCACAGGATCGATCCAAAAAAGTCCGAAGTAGTACATCAAAACACCACCGCCGACAACAGCCACACTTGTCATAACATCTGTTAAAAGATGCAGATAGGCCGCTTTTATGTTCATATTGTCATGAGCGTCATCTTTGACAAGTAGTACACTGGCAGCATTAAGTACAATACTTAAGGTTCCAAGCCCGATAACCCAGACAGAATTAATCGGCTCTGGATGATAAAACTTGTGAAAAGCTTCTATGACAAGAAAGATAGCAATTCCAATAAGCACCGAAGCATTGAAAAGTGCCGCCAATATCTCGGCACGTTTATAACCAAATGTCTTTGACTCATTATTTGGACGGGCTGCCAAACGGTTGGCAAAGTAAGCGATAAAAAGTGCCAATACATCACTGAAATTATGCATTGCATCGCTCAAAAGAGCCAGTGATCCTGACATTATTCCTCCCACAATCTGTGAAAGTGTAATGATGATGTTCAAAACGATAGTGATAAAAAGATTTTTACCACTTACATCGTGATGGTGATGTTCACTCATATTTTTTCCTTAATTAAAAAATTTTTTTATTTCTTGAGCTTCCAAGATACCGACATGTCTATAGATTTCATTGCCTTGGCTATCTACGACAATCTGTGTCGGAATCATCTGAACACGCAGTCTGTAAGCCGCTTCCCGCTCTTTATGAACATTGACAAAATAGATAGGATACTCGGGATGTTTCTGTTTTATCACATAAAGTTTTCTACCCATTACCTGACAGCTGCGACAGGTATCCGAGCCAACTTCAATAAATGTTCTCTTATGCTTACCTATCTGCTGCAAAACTTCTGCAAAAGGAGTCTCGCGCAACATTGGTTCCTGTCCAAAAAGATTGAACACCATAAAAAGTGTTACTAACAATATTTTTTTCATCACTTATCCTTAAATTTGTAAATATGCTTCATAGAAGAAATAGACTCCAAAAAGCAGTAAAAGAAGTGCAAAACTCTTATTTATATAATTTGAAAATTTTGTCACTCTTTTGTTTGACACAATACTTTGCGTAAATCCGACTGAAACACCTGCTAAAAGTAGTAAAAGCGAATGCCCAAGAGAAAAACTTAGTATCAAACCATACGCATACAAATATCCACTGCTGCCTGCCGTCGTTATGATGGCAAAAAGCGGTGCCGATGCACAAGGCGTACTCACAAGTCCAAAAATCAGACCGATCATCAAGCCGCCAAAGAGTCTATACTCGATAAAGTGCTCGATGATAGAAGATTTATCCAACTCACCCAAATATCCAAGCGCATACAGAGCGATCAAGATACTGACAACACCTGCAATGACATACGCCCACATCGGCGCAACAGAAAAAAAGCCGCCGAATTTTGCAACAATGAAACCAAGCACAGAAAAACTAAGTGCCACGCCAAGTGCAAAAAGAGCTGTAAAAGCATAAGTATAAAGCACTTTTTTATGCCCGCTCAAATCTTTGTTCACAGCCACTGCACTTGCAACAAGCAGAGGGACAGCAACAAGTGAACACGGTGCTACAGCGGTAATACTCCCTGCTCCAAATGCTCCTAAAAAGGCTAAATATGAGTGAGCATTAAGAAGTGCTAACAGCGTTTCCTGCACTTTATTTTTGTGCTTCTTCTATCATCTTGACCACTTCATCGACTGTTGGTACTTTACCTGTTGATTTAACAACACCGTCAATCACAAGTCCGGGAGTGCTCACTACATTGTACTCCATAATTTTCATGATATCTTCCACTTTTTCCACCTGATGAAAACCACCGACTTTTGCAACCGCCTGTTTCACAACTTCTTCAAGTGTTTTGCATTTTGCACAACCTGTTCCTAAAATTTCTATTTTCATTTTTTCTCCTATTGTAATATAAAGTTAAAGAGATAACCTATACAGATTATCCCAAATCCGACAATTCCAAAGAATATGCCTATGAGTCTGACATGCAGAATTTTTTTAAGAATCATTGCTTCTGGAAGGCTGAGTGCAGTAATTGCCATCATAAAGCTAAGTGCCGTTCCAAGAAGCATGCCTTTTTCTGTCAACACTTCAACAAGCGGCATAACACCCGCTGCATTGGAGTACATTGGAATACCAAGAATAACAGCTAGAGGTACGCCGTACCAGTTATCGCCGCCGGCATATTTGGCTATAAAATCCGCAGGTACATATCCGTGAATCAATGCACCAATGCCAACACCGACAAGAACATAAAGCCAGATCTGTTTAAAGATGTCATAGGTATAGTGCCAAGCCTCTTTTGCACGCTGTTTTTGCGACATCTTCACTTCGCCTACATCTTCAAGCTCTCCTTCCATCGGTTTTACATCGAGTAAGATGTACTTTTCTAAGTTCATCTTACCTATAACAAAACCTCCAATTATCGCGACAAGCAGTCCAAAACCAATGTAAATTGCCGTAATCTTCCATCCAAAGAGCGTAAAAAGCAAGGCAATAGCTACCTCATTGTTCATAGGTGAACTTATAAGAAATGAAAAGGTCACACCTAATGGAATTCTTGCCTGAATAAAGCCCAAAAACAATGGAATGGCACTGCATGAACAAAATGGTGTGATGATACCGAAAAATGCTGCGAGAATATTTCCGTATAGTTCCGATTTTCCCTGTAGGTGAGCTCTTACATATTCGGTATTGAAGTGTGTTCGCAGGTATGAGACGACAAAAATAATGACAATAAGCAAAAAAAGAATCTTTACCGTGTCATAGATAAAAAAGTTGATAGTGTCATTGAGCCTGCCGCTCAATCCTAACATATCAACCGTAAAATAGTTAACTAATGACTGCCACATATAAATCCTTTACAAATATTATAAATTATAACAAGATTTTATTAATATATCAATATATATTGATATATTAATAAAGAAAAATTCACTAAATGAGCTTTTCAAATGCCTCTGTTATCGCTTCCGCCTGCGTGAGACCTTCTAAAAATATCTCACCGTCCAAAACCAAAGTCGGATCTTTTGTTATACCCTGTTCTATAGCTTTTTGCGGGTCATGTTCAAAAGAAAAACGCACACGAATCGGTAAGTGCTTAATAGCACAACTTAAGCGTTTAGAAAACTTTGCACAATCGAGTCTACTTCCGTAAATAAGAGCTTCATGGAGTGGATACTCTGCGTGAGAGGCATTGAGAACCTCCCCAGCACTCATTTCGTGACAAACATTATCTTGCATTTTGCATCTCCTTAGATATGATATGAAGGTAATCATGCATGTCAAAGTAGCCTATCATAGCTTCAAACATCATTCTCCAGCATAACTCCATACATACAAACATCGTTATCATAACAAACCAAAAAACTTTTTTCTCAGTCACAGAGAATGAATTGTAAAAATCATACAATTTTTCATATCCCGCTTTAACTAATGCAAAATGTTCCATCAAAAAAGATCTGAAAAAGTACATAAAAGCAGGCATAAGCACAGCTCCGATATAATAAAAGAAAATCAAAATATCTTGCGTAATAAAATTGTTAAAAGTTAAAAATTCCCACATAATTCAGTTCCTTAGCAAATAATAACACAACTATTTATTATATAAAAAAATAGTCATTTTAATGATTTCACACAATAAATCAACTGATTCAAGAACATAAATACGATTTGATATTTCTTTGACTGAAACACCTACATAAATTATTTTTTCTTCATCTCCTGGCAGCATGATGTGTTTCACTATATCATAAGAAGAAGTTTCAGGTTTGTCATCAGAGATAAGCATCTTTTCTATTGCCCAGGCAAAATTTTCCTGTAAAAGTTTTGTAATATTTTGTTTGACAATTTTTTCATCAGTTTTTTGGTTGTCCCGTATTGTTCTGTTATAAATAACATCCGTTATAGAACGAATAACATTCAGTGAACTGTTTAAACTTAAAAATGAAGTGATCTGCAGATCGTTCAAAGACCTTTTGATATAGTTTTTCAAAGTCAATGCCTCTTTCTGGCGTTTTTCGCCTTCTTGTGCATTTTCGATCAAAGTGCAGTATCTTTTTACAGTCGCTATATCTAATCCTACCGCTTTAAGTATATCTCGGTATGGATCGATCTTTTGCAAATGTCTTTCAAATTTCTCTTTTGCATTTATATTGATCTCGTCACTTTTACCTTCTATAAGAGCATCTATATTTTTAGAGCAGTGCATATAAGCGGCATTAAATTCATTCATAGCCAAAGAGAGATTATTTGCACGGTAAGGGGAATTTTCAATATTCTTTTGTTCAAAATACTCTTCCACCATGATTGTCTCTGCAACTTTTAAATATTTTATCACAAGCTTCAAATCACTCATAAGTGATACATCTCTTGCTGCTTGTGCAAGAATCAGTTTTGAAAGCAGATGGTATCCGTACGACATATGAACAGGGTCCAGCCTGATGTGGTAGTGAACTATTCCTACTTTGGCAATTTTTTCATACAAAGTTTCATCAAAAGGCTCACTCAGTAAAGAGATGATGAATGCAATCTGTTTTTTCTTTAAGAGATCAATTTTATTTACAGGTATAAAAACTGAAAATTCAGGTTGTGTCAACAACTCTTCATAAAATTTGTCCATGATTTCATCGACATATTTTGCTATTTTTTCAATAGCCTCTTTCCGCTTTGGCAAATCTTTTGGATCTAAATCATATATCTCTTGTATTAATCTAATTTTATTTTTCATATTAAAGCACCTCTTCTAATGTTTTATACATCTCTGTTAATTTCTTGTCACTGTTTCGTAAAAATCTCATAAGCATATTCATACTTCTTTGCATTATTTTCACACCGATTTGTGGATTTTTTTGGCAAAATTCAAAAAATTCCTTGTCACTTATTTCCGCTATTGTACAGGAAGTTTTTGCTTTAATTGTTGTTAAGCTCATACCACTGTCTATAAGAGAAGAAAAAGAAAAAAATATATCATCATCTTTTGTAGCTTCTATAACCTCGATATCCTCACTTGAAGAGTTTTTAATAACAGCTATTTTCCCTGAAAGCAGATAAAACCCGCTTTTATATTTTTCTCCTTCACTGCGGATCAAATCATCTTTGTTTATCTCACGGTTTGTAAACATTTGTAAAAACTCCTGTTTCTCACCCGTATCTAAATCATTGAAAATTTCTTTCTCCATTGCTTACCTTTTCATCAAAATTATTGCACTAAATTCTGTTATTGTAAAATCATCATCAGGATTGATGATAACATTCTTTTGGATTTCACTGTTTTTTATCTTATTTAAAAGTGTTTTATATTTTTGGGCATCTTTACCAAAGTGCATATTATTCAAAATAATCTTTTTCAACTCTTTGGCTGTTACATCATTTTCAATAACACCAAGTAAGATCTCTCTTTTGTCTAACAATGCATCAAAAGCTTCCTTATATGTTTTACCTGTAAAAGGATGTTTTTGCTGAATTTTAAAGTTGGAAGTTCTTAGCAGTTTTCGTATAACCTTTGACATCCCCGGTTCAGTAATTGATTTTGAAAGTAAAAAACGGTTATACTCTTCACTCATCACTATTTCATCGCATTTGCTTTTTAAAAGATAATTTTCATATTGCGGATTGATAATCTCTGCAATGATATATACTTCATTATTTAATGAACGGATGATGATTACAGTTTCCAATACCTTTGCATCCGAATACTCATCATGTGCATTAAGAATCATAACTCTGTCTGCTTTTTCAATATTTGCGCGTTTTAAAACTTCTTCTTCATTATAATTTCCCTGTACAAACTTTAGATCATATTCATTGAGTACATCTTCAAGTTCCGGAGGAAAATCATGATAAACGATGACGATATTTTTTCCATATTTCTCTACAAAACCTGCGAGAATATCTTTTCTAGGTGTTTTAAACCCGCATATTACAAGGTGATGATTTAGATTTTCTGTCATAAGATACCTCTTTTTAGAAAATATTTTTTTTGTAACCAACTGTGTTGTAAGCTGTGCAGTGAGTACTGCAACAGCGACAACGCCGCCAAAAATTGCCAACATTGCCATCAGGCGTCCAAATTCACTGTGAGGAACAACATCCCCATAACCGACAGTGGACACAGTCACCACCATATACCAAAAAGCATCAAAAAAATCTTTAAAGTTCTGAGGTTCAAGATATGGTAGGACAATAGCAATAACAACAACAAATACAGAATATACAAACAGATAAAAATTAGCTAACGAAAATTCAAATTTTTGCATCAATCTCTCTGTTTTTTCACGTATCATGTAATATGCTCACACATTCATATTTTGAGTTATAAAAATTTTACCAGTTTATCTGTCATTTCCAATGCAAAATCCGGTGGCATATGACCTTTATTAAAGTAAAGATAGTTATCAAATCCCCATTTCATCATTTTTGAAATGGGTGAATAAAAGGCTATATCTCTTTTTCCGCCATATAAAACATCTGATGCAATTAGTGTCGCTTCATGTCCACCCATATTCATAATACAAAAAACTTCCAATTCGTGCGCTGGGATTTCCACATCTTCGCCAAGCTCTTTAAGTAAACTAGCAGCTGCTATTGCACCTTGTATGATAGCAACATGACCAAGTTTAGGTTGTGCTAATGCTGCAATATCACCGGCTGCAAAAATATTGTCAAAGTCTAAATGGCGCATTGTTTTATCTGTCGGGATAAAACCTTTTTCATCGCCGATATTTGAATCTTTTAAAACTTGTGGAGCAGCATACGGAGGAATAATAATTGCCAGATCACAATCCATTTTCGTACCGTCTTCAAAAGCTACAAAATCTTTTCCTATTTCAGTCAGTACTTTATCATTTGAGAGATTCATC
Proteins encoded in this window:
- a CDS encoding HdeD family acid-resistance protein, producing the protein MWKWHKNLNLEMNINKNLVDNFKKHAKISGSIFVLFGAIGIFFPTFMSVTTVMLVAYLMMFAGISAGVMTYRSNKEDWHGWLKSFILVLSSFFILYYPIQGAAALGLVFAIYFFSDAFAGFSLALSLRPQKIWLVWLFNAITSLALGVLFVIGWPMSSLFLIGILVGISLLFDGVALLLGGAFVQDIDDEDKDGDK
- the ppsA gene encoding phosphoenolpyruvate synthase — its product is MSQNIKWFNEIGIEDVAEVGGKNASLGEMYQNLTSEGVRVPNGFAVTSSAYRYVLESNSAWGKLHAQLDSLDVNDVDALQRAGENCRDIVYSCRLPDDLQADILAAYEKLKEEYGESLSLAVRSSATAEDSPEASFAGQNDTYLNIANADELLDAYKRCLASNFTDRSIHYKYDNGFDYLKVYLSVVVMKMVRSDIGASGVMFSLDTETGFKDVVFINAALGLGENVVQGTINPDAFYVHKPTYSKGFRTVLKRSLGSKEKKMIFTDTINLDNIAVEYTKNIPTTPEEQSHFCITDDDVMVLAGYAIKVENHYSQKAGFHKPMDMEWAKDGIDGELYMVQARPETVQSQKKGTILETYHLKEKGKLLVTGQAIGTKIGQGKAHYIASVKELDTFKAGEVLVADTTNPDWEPIMKIAAAIITNKGGRTCHAAILSRELGIPAVVGCDNATEVLKDADAVTVSCAEGEEGHIYEGILDFEIIKTDLSHLPKTKTEIMMNLGNPDIAFSLASLPVDGIGLARMEFIINEYIKAHPMALKHPEQVDDETRAKLQELTQAYENMEDFFVKTLSEGVATIASAVYPKPCVVRMSDFKSNEYATLLGGSTFELKEDNPMIGFRGASRYAHPRYEEGFALECAAMKRVRDEMGFDNVILMIPFCRRIDEGQRVLDTMAKYGLKQGENGLKIYVMCEIPNNVIQIDNFSKLFDGFSIGSNDLTQLTLGVDRDSEVVAFDYDERDEGVKEMIRLAVEGCKRNNRHSGICGQAPSDYPEMAEYLVRLGIESMSLNPDTVLKTIENIGKLETELGR
- a CDS encoding Crp/Fnr family transcriptional regulator produces the protein MEKEIFNDLDTGEKQEFLQMFTNREINKDDLIRSEGEKYKSGFYLLSGKIAVIKNSSSEDIEVIEATKDDDIFFSFSSLIDSGMSLTTIKAKTSCTIAEISDKEFFEFCQKNPQIGVKIMQRSMNMLMRFLRNSDKKLTEMYKTLEEVL
- a CDS encoding thioredoxin family protein encodes the protein MKIEILGTGCAKCKTLEEVVKQAVAKVGGFHQVEKVEDIMKIMEYNVVSTPGLVIDGVVKSTGKVPTVDEVVKMIEEAQK
- a CDS encoding ArsR/SmtB family transcription factor; protein product: MEDFLRTVAALNDETRVLLLRFLDENGECCVCDLQNSLDMIQSRLSRHLKILKDAGFLRVERKGTWAYYSLRSPIDRFRSEAIEEIRHLDVKLPKLNKTSENEGCKI
- a CDS encoding arsenate reductase ArsC, giving the protein MKKNVLILCTGNSCRSIMAEAMINAKLGDCVHAQSSGVKASGKVNPHAKALLESKGEWKDEYHSKVIETVLDTPFDLVVTVCDAAKETCPMFPKAVKTIHVGFEDPSGKAEEEYEKTYDRMEKELLPIIKKELC
- a CDS encoding protoglobin domain-containing protein — protein: MKNKIRLIQEIYDLDPKDLPKRKEAIEKIAKYVDEIMDKFYEELLTQPEFSVFIPVNKIDLLKKKQIAFIISLLSEPFDETLYEKIAKVGIVHYHIRLDPVHMSYGYHLLSKLILAQAARDVSLMSDLKLVIKYLKVAETIMVEEYFEQKNIENSPYRANNLSLAMNEFNAAYMHCSKNIDALIEGKSDEININAKEKFERHLQKIDPYRDILKAVGLDIATVKRYCTLIENAQEGEKRQKEALTLKNYIKRSLNDLQITSFLSLNSSLNVIRSITDVIYNRTIRDNQKTDEKIVKQNITKLLQENFAWAIEKMLISDDKPETSSYDIVKHIMLPGDEEKIIYVGVSVKEISNRIYVLESVDLLCEIIKMTIFLYNK
- a CDS encoding cytochrome c biogenesis CcdA family protein, whose translation is MQETLLALLNAHSYLAFLGAFGAGSITAVAPCSLVAVPLLVASAVAVNKDLSGHKKVLYTYAFTALFALGVALSFSVLGFIVAKFGGFFSVAPMWAYVIAGVVSILIALYALGYLGELDKSSIIEHFIEYRLFGGLMIGLIFGLVSTPCASAPLFAIITTAGSSGYLYAYGLILSFSLGHSLLLLLAGVSVGFTQSIVSNKRVTKFSNYINKSFALLLLLFGVYFFYEAYLQI
- a CDS encoding aldolase, which translates into the protein MKFNIPADVPANKVSIYKKNLKEATNGKNRLMLFAGDQKVEHLNNDFYGKDIPLEDNSPEHMFQIASQAKIGVFATQFGLISRYGRDYNNIPYLVKLNSKTNLVPYDEIDPYSKAWLSVGDVVKFAKESGLDIKGVGYTLYLGGAYEHEMLTQAASIVHEAHKNGLLCVLWIYPKGRFVKDEHDGHLIAGAAGVGAALGADFVKLKVPFNKKGKFSSKLLREATMAAGRTGVLCEGGAKIDEKEFLEELYEQIHKGGSRGNGTGRNIHQRPLKEAIKMANAIYAITAEDATVKEALKLLA
- a CDS encoding permease, coding for MWQSLVNYFTVDMLGLSGRLNDTINFFIYDTVKILFLLIVIIFVVSYLRTHFNTEYVRAHLQGKSELYGNILAAFFGIITPFCSCSAIPLFLGFIQARIPLGVTFSFLISSPMNNEVAIALLFTLFGWKITAIYIGFGLLVAIIGGFVIGKMNLEKYILLDVKPMEGELEDVGEVKMSQKQRAKEAWHYTYDIFKQIWLYVLVGVGIGALIHGYVPADFIAKYAGGDNWYGVPLAVILGIPMYSNAAGVMPLVEVLTEKGMLLGTALSFMMAITALSLPEAMILKKILHVRLIGIFFGIVGFGIICIGYLFNFILQ
- a CDS encoding cation diffusion facilitator family transporter produces the protein MSEHHHHDVSGKNLFITIVLNIIITLSQIVGGIMSGSLALLSDAMHNFSDVLALFIAYFANRLAARPNNESKTFGYKRAEILAALFNASVLIGIAIFLVIEAFHKFYHPEPINSVWVIGLGTLSIVLNAASVLLVKDDAHDNMNIKAAYLHLLTDVMTSVAVVGGGVLMYYFGLFWIDPVVSALIALYLIWASFGLVRESSAILMQFTPEGIDIEEIAKTIEEESEIKNVHHIHVWKLDDNHIHLEAHLDFNEDVPLSVSNAVIERLEKKLHDSFDIEHTTFQCEYERDDNKNIIA
- a CDS encoding thioredoxin family protein, with the translated sequence MKKILLVTLFMVFNLFGQEPMLRETPFAEVLQQIGKHKRTFIEVGSDTCRSCQVMGRKLYVIKQKHPEYPIYFVNVHKEREAAYRLRVQMIPTQIVVDSQGNEIYRHVGILEAQEIKKFFN
- a CDS encoding DUF4282 domain-containing protein; the protein is MWEFLTFNNFITQDILIFFYYIGAVLMPAFMYFFRSFLMEHFALVKAGYEKLYDFYNSFSVTEKKVFWFVMITMFVCMELCWRMMFEAMIGYFDMHDYLHIISKEMQNAR